AGGATTGGACATTGGAATTCACAGGTGTTTGTACTTTGTCTGACAACACAGTCTTCATTGTGTCTTTGGCTGTCAGCAGTCATTAATCCATAAAATAAGCCGACTCTTTCTCGTCAAACAAGCATTCCAAAGGATATGGCAGTTCAAGCTTTGGCAAGTCATCTTTTGAAAACCATTCAAGGTGTTTTGTTTCCCTGTCGATCTCTGACTCTGAAGCGCCTTTTACTTTGCATTTGAACATAATGACTATGTATTCAACCTGATCTCCATTGGGATAAGTAAAGCTGAAACCGTCACCGCCAAAAACACCAAGCAGTCGGTCTACTTTCACAATGAAGCCTGTTTCTTCGCGTACTTCTCTGACAACCGCTTGGACCGGTGACTCATGAGGTTCTATCATCCCTGCTGGAAGGCTCCAGGTGTTGTCATTTTTTTGTTGAAGCAGCAGTTCATTACATTCATTTAAAATCACCGCCGCAACGCTAGGAAGCAATAAGGGCATATGGCCGACTTTAGACCTCAACTCCTTTAAATATTCACTTGCGCTCAAGTTTCCTCCAGAACAATCAGTAGATAGCAGCTACTTTTCCCAGTTCGATAAAGCGGGAAATCAAATAAGTACTTGTATTAGCAATGTATGCCTATTTAACGCCCAACTGGCGAATGAGCTCTCGTACCTTTTGAATAGCTTCACAGAATAGCTTGTGACAATCGTTGGGAATTGGGTCACCTAATCTATGCCAGAAAAACTGAAATTCATGTCCCCCATCATCTTGGGTGTAAAAGCACCACGTTTTAGGCAAGGTTTCGCCAACTTCGCATAAAACAAAGTGCCATAACTGATCTTGATAACCACTTTCCCAACTCCCCAAATACGTTGTGTTTTATACACTGGGGATTCCTGACTCTTCGGTAAGCTCTCGTTTCGCCGCGCTCTCGTAAGAAATATCAAAGGATTCGACAGTGCCTTTTACCAGTTGAATACCCGCTAGAGGGTGTTTGAATAAAAGAAGATTTATCTCACCGTCTATTTCACGCAAGACCAACGGGCATAGGCATACCTTAATTCTTCTCAAACTCATTTGTAGTTCTGTCATTTGGATAGTTTCATTTCAACCTGACAAAAAACCCGCTGATTTCGGCAGCGGGTTATTGGGATTACTTGAAGCTTTTAATGAGGTCGAGATACCGCACTTCATCATCAGCGATTTCACCATCAGCATCAGAAATTTCTTTCGCCAACGTTTTCGCTTTTTCTGCTGCGCCCAACTCAGAGAGTCCTTGCATCAGTTGCGATAGGTAGGCAGAAGCCTCCTCATCTGAACCGTCGAGCACGTTGTTAATCTTACCAATGCAGTTACGTTGGAATGATTCCACACTGACAGTCGATTTCCACTCAATGGTTTGCAGAAGCTCATCCATGTATTTTTGCTCAGCCAACGCCACACGGTTATCAATCTTGTAGAAAAACGTCGCAAGCTCAATGAGTTTCTCGCTTGCACTTTGTTCACTCTCAGCCAGTAATGAAGCCGCTTTACCCTGAAAAACAGCGATAATGTTC
The nucleotide sequence above comes from Grimontia kaedaensis. Encoded proteins:
- a CDS encoding NUDIX domain-containing protein, whose product is MSASEYLKELRSKVGHMPLLLPSVAAVILNECNELLLQQKNDNTWSLPAGMIEPHESPVQAVVREVREETGFIVKVDRLLGVFGGDGFSFTYPNGDQVEYIVIMFKCKVKGASESEIDRETKHLEWFSKDDLPKLELPYPLECLFDEKESAYFMD